The Microcystis panniformis FACHB-1757 region TCTTGGTCCGGTTCCACAATCGACAAAGAAAGGCAAATTCCCTGCTTATCGGCGATTAAACGCTGTTCTTCCACCACTTCCATCAATAAAGCATCCAAAGGTACAGCTTGCTCGATCGGTTGGACGATGCCACTATCAGAACGGGCTAAAAAGAGCAGATCATTGACTAAATTGCCCAATCTTTCCGTTAAACGCTCGATCACCCGCAAGCGTTGATCGCCAGTTTGGGGATAAGCGATCGCCATTTGCACGTTAGTTTGGATAGTGGCGATCGGATTGCGTAATTCATGGGAAGCATCGGCGGTAAATTGTTTTAAACTCTGATAGGACTCTTTTACCGGTTGAATGGCTAAACCGGACAAAAACCAACCAATCCCGGCGACACTGGCAATCATCAGGCAAATTCCGACGATTAAATCCAATAATAGCTGTCTAATTGGTTTTGTCACCTCAAACCAAGGATGACTTACCCGCAGATATCCCAAAACATAATGATGGATTTCCACCCTTTCGGTTATTTGTCGCAGCAGACGATTATCGGATAAGCGAATAGTTTCCCCCTGACGGTGGGGATGGAGGGGAATATCTAAAGATTCGGCCAGAGTTGACCAAACTAGATTACCTTGGGGATCGAACCATTCCAAATCTATATGATCGTCCTCGACGGATTTACCCTGACTGGGAAAACTTGCGAGGGGATCGACGCGATAACGTCCTTGGTTCGGGGGAATCGATTCGATCACGAGGGAACGATTTACCACCTCAATGATGTGTTTGAGGGTATCATCAATGCGATCCACTAGGGTATGCCGCACATAAAAATACATTCCCGTAGCGAGAAAAAGCAGTAGTATGGCAGTGACAACAGTGTACCATAAGGCTAAACGGCGGCGAGTGGCTTGGAACACCGATAATCTATGGATTGGCTAGAGATTTTTAGGGCAATGTATCCTATTTTACAGCTTATTTGAGCGATTTATTATTGGAGAATAAATTATTTTTAGCCATAGGGAAAAACTGACGGTTGCCAAGAATAGCTAGACTTGAAGGCTCATAGTCCTTAAAAATTGCTGCTAACAAAAGTATTTTTAGATACATTCTTCTCAATAATTGTTTGAGTAGAACTACAAAAGCAGCCAAAGTGAATTATATTTAACCCTATGGCAACAAGGCTGACAGGAACGGCTAAAAATATTTTTGAGCTTATTTGAATTAATCACAACTATAAATAATGATGAATTTAAATTATTGGTTAATGAAATCGGAACCCGATGTCTATAGTATCGGGGATTTAAAAAAAGATGGTCAAACTATTTGGGAGGGAGTGCGAAATTATCAAGCGCGCAATTTTCTCCGTCAGATGAAGCGGGGAGATTTAGCCTTTTTTTATCATTCTAATACGACCCCGCCGGGGATTGTCGGCTTGATGCGCGTAGTGGAAACCGATATGATCGATCCGACACAATTTGATCGCAATAGTCCCTACTATGATTCTAAAGCCTCCCTGGATTGCCCGCGCTGGTGGACGGTTAAAGTTGAGTTCGATCGCCTTTTTCCCCAACTGCTGCCCCTGGGAATTTTAAAACAAAATTTTACCGCCGATGAATTATTATTAGTAAGGACAGGAAATCGTCTGTCAGTGATGCCTGTCAATCAAGCGATCGCAACAAAAATTCTCGCTTTAGTCGCTCGTCAAGGAGTATAAACTGTGAACCAGAAAGATGCTATTAATTTACTTTCCCTGATTGGGGGATTATTGGTCACTATTGTCATTTTAGCGGCCTTTAATGCCTATGTGATCATCACCCCCGGACAAGCGGGAGTTTTAAGTGTTTTAGGAAAGGCTAAAGACGGGGTTTTATTGGAGGGATTGCACTTTAAACCTCCCTTTGTTTCTAGTGTCGATATCTACGATGTTACGGTGCAAAAAT contains the following coding sequences:
- a CDS encoding EVE domain-containing protein, producing MMNLNYWLMKSEPDVYSIGDLKKDGQTIWEGVRNYQARNFLRQMKRGDLAFFYHSNTTPPGIVGLMRVVETDMIDPTQFDRNSPYYDSKASLDCPRWWTVKVEFDRLFPQLLPLGILKQNFTADELLLVRTGNRLSVMPVNQAIATKILALVARQGV